A genome region from Lucilia cuprina isolate Lc7/37 chromosome 3, ASM2204524v1, whole genome shotgun sequence includes the following:
- the LOC111677894 gene encoding uncharacterized protein LOC111677894: MDFLLQLLNITLLSMEASWQLQELNDIVKAVENTTEILTLAIFGQSQEIEPYIRVAESNSIPKLVMTRNYGDISFNYETGFNRQIFFIAVAALEHKAWWNHLNTAFLGRQGYVKGVFITKLPRRRNPRLDLREHFEWCWKKGFTNVLILVDNEKYYQLEYEIYNYNLFDGQKIINMTDFSKLELYPDKFRNLHKYKIRTLAQFDPPRVFDKREYVGKQKKPLLGYVASLFQAFLKEYKAEMDLMYFNMNKSYNIFDIIQRVENDEADLAINPYIPYKGVHLSYPLHMLQRCVVVPFPKEQSKYKFFIMPFESKVWISFLATWLILSLAKLFGWFVKYKRLAHRSTADVDVTEIFLNVWRLMMYLPSFTSCCYVHFKWFNALWFSLIVVMGFIFSNLYMASLTSFFSGLTFKPTIDTLAQLIQRRIIVDAVDYEIPTILTNRDLPQAFSKLLRARNASELMDDILALNSHHSYTDLTDRIQFALNQQIHLKQPISQIVKECLTTMPFGFLMPAHSQYERPLNRFILRSNAAGLIDKWFLEAIQEDL, translated from the exons ATGGACTTTCTGCTGCAACTACTTAATATAACACTTCTTAGTATGGAAGCTAGTTGGCAACTACAGGAACTAAACGACATTGTAAAAGCAGTTGAGAATACAACAGAAATTTTAACTTTGGCAATATTTGGACAATCTCAAGAAATCGAGCCATACATAAGAGTAGCCGAAAGCAATAGCATACCGAAATTAGTGATGACAAGAAATTATGGTGACATTAGTTTTAATTATGAAACGGGTTTTAAtagacaaatatttttcatagcGGTGGCAGCATTAGAACACAAAGCCTGGTGGAATCACTTAAATACTGCGTTTTTGGGTAGGCAGGGTTATGTTAAGGGTGTTTTCATTACTAAACTTCCCAGAAGGAGAAATCCACGTTTGGACTTGAGAGAACACTTTGAATGGTGCTGGAAAAAAGGTTTTACTAATGTTTTAATTCTAGTGGacaatgaaaaatattaccagttggaatatgaaatttataactataatCTTTTTGATggccaaaaaattataaatatgacGGATTTTAGCAAATTGGAGTTGTATCCggataaatttagaaatttacataaatacaaaataagaaCACTGGCTCAATTTGATCCACCTAGAGTATTTGATAAAAGAGAGTATGTGGGCAAACAGAAGAAACCCTTACTAGGCTATGTGGCCTCTCTATTTCAAGCCTTTCTCAAGGAATATAAAGCCGAAATggatttaatgtattttaatatgaataaaagtTACAACATATTTGATATTATACAAAGAGTTGAAAATGATGAAGCTGATTTGGCCATTAATCCTTATATACCCTATAAAGGTGTGCACTTAAGTTATCCTTTGCATATGCTGCAAAGATGTGTGGTGGTACCCTTTCCGAAGGAACAatcaaaatataagttttttataatgcCTTTTGAGAGTAAAGTTTGGATAAGTTTTTTAGCCACTTGGCTAATCCTAAGCTTGGCCAAATTATTTGGTTGGTTTGTAAAATACAAACGTTTAGCTCATAGATCGACAGCAGATGTAGATGTGActgaaatatttctaaatgtTTGGAGATTAATGATGTATTTGCCCTCGTTTACAAGTTGCTGTTATGTACATTTCAAATGGTTTAATGCCTTATGGTTTAGTTTAATAGTGGTCATGGGTTTTATTTTCTCCAATTTATATATGGCCTCTTTAACTAGTTTCTTTTCGGGGCTTACATTTAAGCCCACGATTGATACGTTAGCGCAACTTATACAACGCCGTATTATTGTAGATGCAGTGGACTATGAAATTCCTACTATTTTAACTAATCGTGATTTACCTCAAGCTTTTTCAAAACTATTACGTGCCCGTAATGCTTCGGAATTAATGGACGATATATTGGCCTTAAACTCACATCATTCTTATACAGATCTAACAGATCGCATACAATTCGCTTTAAATCAGCAAATACATTTGAAACAACCCATAAGTCAAATAGTCAAGGAGTGTTTAACTACTATGCCTTTTGGATTTCTAATGCCCGCTCATTCCCAGTACGAAAGACCCTTAAATCGTTTCATTTTAAGATCTAATGCAGCTGGTCTGATTGATAAATGGTTTTTGGAAGCCATACAAGAAG ACCTTTAA